gaagtaaacccTTAACTCTTACTtgaaaaattactaaatttttttattgatttttctaCTATCTTTGatattaaaagagtaagatactagtgataAAATCTAAATTCAGATCATAACTTGGtaagtgatgatacttctctatgGGGTCTAGTTGATATTTTCTGcagtagtattttattttattttctttttatttgaggacaaacaaagttgtaagtttgggggtgtttgatgacttgcataatttagtatattttatcacttcttaactttaaactttaatctaattttatttatttttgttgattttaggtttcattattattatttaaattatatttcagatttgaagaaaatgaagatcaaATTTTTAGAAGCCTATCATCGAAAGACATtctctcatttaaatgaaaattcatCTGAATATGAGAGCTGGTTATCAGAACTGCTTTAAAGATAAATATcaagttgaaattaaaaataaaaaaaaaattgaaggaattaaaaaaaaaaataaagaaagagatgaTTTGACTTGGTCTTAGAGGTGGAAAGGAGATGATTTGAATTAAAGCATATTATGTGAGCCCTTTTGATTTTTTGGGATACTTTGACTTAGTAAAAAGCTTTGAAGCTAATTATGGTAATATGTTGCATGCAAGATGAAAAGTTggagatttaatttttattttactggtTGACATGCAAGCACACAACGGAAAAGAAGGGGCACTCGCGTTTGAGGACACTGCATTAATTGGAGTTTTTTGGTTGGACTTGGTCCTTAGGAAGATTTGCTTTATCATGTGCAAGTTGGAGCCTTttaattggaaggaaaaaagagagtTATGGAGGTAAGaagaaagagtaatgttacatacagtcatttttgtgcacttccagcgcactccactgatatgattggttgaattaatttttttttaatacacaactaatcatatcactggagtgcacaaaggaatccgcgaaaatgactgcacataaaattttccaagaagaaatgaaaaaaaaaagggggcagCTTTAGTATTATTGGAGGCTTGTTTTCTTTGGGGACGAATGGCAAAGGACGCTGCGATTGGGATGCGGCCGAGAGAAAGTGAATTCTAGAAAAATTGAACAACAACACTGCAGGACTACGAGATTATtttttcagtatttattttccttttattattttaaaaaaaataatgaatttatttatattaaatttaatttttagtatgtattaaattttctttattatagaaaaatgatGTAATCTAGTTTTGAGCTatacttaattttttatactaatttaaaataattttttttttattcgtaTGATctattctgagtttattatttctaattaactggctattaattagatgattttaatcttgtgattttttatcgaaagagggaattataggatagatcttgaatatttcggcATAGGTAAATGAGATCGaaagatttatataaatctatgtggtattaaaatcattaatcttattgttttcttgttttattaatttgtatactcTTGTGTACAATGATGAGCAAGAATAATTCTAATTAACTATTGAAAGAGGTTtttgaataaattagaaatttgttaataaataaaaagaattaaattcaattagttagatgagtaaagCGTACTGATGGATTACATGAAATAGATTTGTACACCATGCACACGGCTCTCATGCACACacgtttctttctctttcttatcCTAAGCTTCAACcatctatatttatatttataatcttttGCACAACTCCCTCAATTAGGGTTGTCGCTTATGATCCTTACTTCCTTTGATCcctttcttttcattctctccCACGTATGTTGAAGAACCAGGCACCAGTAGCATTCTGTAGGCCATCTAGAGACTCTATAGCATTATCCCCGCACACACAAACGCCTCCACTGTTGGAAACTGCAATTTGCACGTCCTTCACATTCACAGAAGCCCAACCTGGATTTCTTCAAACGGACAAAGCCAACTGTCCAACTTCATGCACAGCAACACACCCAGCCTCCATCACACAGTACATCTCATCAAAAACCCAGCTGTTGTCCCCTGTTTTAGCCCCCGAAAACAGAGCAACAACAGCCCAGTGCCCTTTCCGTTCAAAGCCACCACGCTCGGTGCCAGCCCCTCCTTATCGTTACCACCGGCACAATAAACTTCGACGGTCACTCCATGCTACTCCTTGTCCGCCGTGTCCCTCTCGCCACCCAGCCGCCCAGCTCTGAACGAATACCTGGTGCAACCTCCTTCCTTGGTAAGCCTCGTTGCTGCCTCCTTTTTCAAACTTGaaaacaaatttcaattttaatggaTCTCGAAAGTGTCGTTGACGTGTAGTTGGTTTAAGTTTACAATTTTAGTGAGTTTTCCATTGCATGCATTTCTGGTTCCGGTAAAATGTTGCCCTGCATATAGAGGTATTTTGCTCTTTAGGTAAGGTTACGGAAGATTAAATCTAGAATATTACGATTTTACCCTAGATTTTTaagccaaaacataaatttattttttggatgtaAATTGCATCATGAGCCTTAACGGTTTTCCgaaaatttgtaattatattcttttaaaCTGGGTCTAGTTTTACTTTATATTGGTACgtacaaattatatttttatagaaatattttagaattaatgtACAAGTCAGAAGTGTTAATTGATATCGAGGTAACGTGGGAAGTGATTATATTTTAGTGTTGTTAGAGTTGTAGACGGTTGCTTTTAAGGAAAATTAGGTTATGTAGTATTTCAGGTTTTAGCATTGATATACTTGTTTGATTGGAAATTTATGAGAATACATGgctattttataggtgacgaCTGATTTTGTTCACTACTATTGTGGAGAAATTATATTAAGCTAAAAAGTTTAGGTAAGTGGGTTCCTATActagattttgcataaaaagaaaataaagtgagGTTGACTtctaaaatatgcatgttttgttttaaaaaataattgtgaaaaaCAACCTCAATTATTTGTTTTGGTATTATTCATGAATTTTGTATAGAAGAGAAAGTATTTTTGTCGTGACTAGTGTAGACATAATCTTATTTTTGCACATTGTTTATGAACTTTgtaaaaagagtgaaaatgagatttttaaagttttgttgTGGTTAAGATAAAGatactttgattttgttttgttgaatatatgaaatgatCTGAAGCTACTTAGTATTTTATTCTGATATGATGTGTAAGCTGaaaaacttttggcatgacTTTGCTGATTATGAATTTGATTCTGCTTTTGCTCTATTTAGTTACCGCCTAATCACAGGTTGTAATAGTAGATACGGCCTTATCACTGGTTATAATAGTGGATACAACCCAACCACGGATAATAGTAGTGGATACGGCCCAACCACAGGTTATAATAGTCGATATAGCTCTACCACATGTTATAGTAGTAGTCTCTGTTTGAGTACACACCTTGGTGACATAGTAATCATGTTTTGTCTGGTTATTCGCagatgcacaaccctaccactaGGGTTATACATGGATTCTATTCTGATATGATGCTCTAATATGATAATAATGATGATCATTTATGCTATGCCAAATGAttatttttgaataagattGTTTCTGAAAGTTTTGCTCTCATATTTTGATACATGTTTTGCATTCTGAAagtaaatattttgattttaacattCTGAAGGTGAATATTTTGTTCTGCATTCTGAACTCTATAAATGCTCATgattacatactagtatatgttctttgcttattgagttgttgataactcaccccttatctccacaatattttttagataactTTGATACTTTAGTTGAGAGTTAAGAGTAAGAATTGTTAACAGGATTTGATGATCGTTGAGAAATAAGTGCTAGAGGATACAAGTAGTTATTTAGGAGTTTTTAATCgatttattttgatgttttgAGTTATGGATATTTATGAGTGTTGGAggagattttaatttattttatcgaGGTTTTACTTCGATATCTTGAATCTTGATGGAAGAGCAAGTACATTTCGTTTGAATAAATGGATTTATTATTTTGGAGTCTTTGGATTAATATGGTTGTGTTTTGGAGATGTTTTCATGTTATAAGAGTTAACTCTTCAACTCCTAAGTGGATATAATACTAGAGTTTACAAGTTTTGtgcacttatttaaaaaaatagagtccaccaatacaaaaataatttttttcatagatttatcaatttttttttttttaaaattgtgaaTATTGGAGATTCTAAGactttaaatatcattttttttaaaagaaaagacttttgaattttataaactaaatataCATGAACACACGGGTATATATCTAtgtattatatagaatttatttatttatttatcataagaagactctagatgcgGCTAGGAagctttcatatttttaaaagatttgaaagaaattttttggggttaatattattttaatttttttagaaattattattggAGTTTGAGcaatatttagtttttattttagacTCAaacgttttatttttatttttatttgattaattatacATTAGATTGCTTATATTTCCCATTTATGATATATGTCAAAAGCAGTTAAACTGGGGGGAATGGAGTGCAATTTTAAAAGAGCACGAGACAGCCCCCTTCGCCCGTTCTCTCTCCGTTCTCTCTCCATTAAATCCTAACAAACCAGATCGACCGACGAGGGTGGGAgtttcggctcctccctcctccctttccccttcttctctctttttgctgTTTCTGTGttaatttttccttttgttttgggtttttgtGGGTTTTCAAGTAAATAAAGAAGGGGAGTTCTGGTGGGAGCGTTTCCAGCCATCGACCGTCAACACACAACCCACCAGAGCGTTGCCCAGTTGCTGATCTTCGAGACTACCGAACGCAACGCTAGAAGGGAGGGAGCGTAGCCCGCACGCGCAGGACGGAGTCTCGGACAGACCCAGAGCGTGGCTATCACGCGCCACCGGGGAGCCACCTGCCGGATCAAGAACTGGCTTTTCTGGGTCCTAAGACTCCGGGTGATCATCGAACGACCGTCGGACCCCCTCTAAGAGTGGTTGTGTTGCACGCACCActggtttgtttttttattccatctattttattagtttttctgGCTTTCGTCTGTCCGTTGATCAGTGTTATTTCtgggttttgttttgtattacTTGTTGTAATACAAGTAATACAAAAAACCCCAGCGGGTGATGGGGTTTTTTGACCGGACACAACCTAAGGCTCGTGTTGTGGAGAAAGGCAATCGGTGTTACGACCAGTGGACATACGACCAACCTTTGATGGAGGTTCTGTGGTCCGCACGCGAGTTGGGTACTCGTGCTGCACTTGGGCTCCTGATGCTGTAGTCTGGGGTGGGTGTGCCGCCGGGCCCTCGCTGCTGCTCGGTTTCGTTGGTGTTTGGTTGTATGGTAGTGTAGTTTTTATGTTAGTTTGTTTGTAATAGATTATGAGTACGCTTTTGGACTTAGTGTCCAAAGTTATGATGTCCCTTAATCCACCTTCTTGGAAGGTTGGAGGCCTGATTATTCTGTTTTATACAGAGTGTTTTCTCTCTTCGGAGAtgtttagaagttaagacaatgtccgctACTTTGTATGCAGGGGTACTTCAGAGCAGATGCGTAGGTTGACTTATAGTCGggattttcctgtattgataagtcacatttgtaacttcgttatgatgaatggatttacatttaaaaaaaaaaaaagaaaaagagcacGAGACGACTCCCGATAatagaattttatatatttttatttttttctttacatattttttaataaatttaaatatttaaaaaaatatattaatatattaaaaataacttccttaattattaaataaaaataaaaattaaattatttctttaataaacGGTCGGAGACTCGGAGGGATGCATTTGGTAGAATAAAGTAATTTAAtcctttttaatatattattaaatatatttttttaaaagaatttataatatcataaaaaaatattttcttaattattaaataaaaaaaaatttatcggATCCATTCGAGACCCAAAATTCTCGGTGACATATATTTctatttctcattttaaaaatcCATGTGAGAAACATGACACGTACACGTTAATGACAACGCAATTATACTTGCCCTGTACTAGAGACACGTGTTAGATGTTTTTCTCAAAAACCGAAAACAACAGACAGAATCGAAATACGAGAGACCTTTACTCATCTCTCTTCCATTAATGTCCCAGAAAAAGGGAAGAAACAAATACAAGTCGAGAGACGCTCgccctatctctctctctctccttagcTGTTAGATCGGACATTATGGCCCCCGTAACATTGCTGAAAACCCTGAATCCCTCCCGTTTGAAAACCTTCCTCTTGATCTTTTCCTTTCTCCTCATCTTCTACCTTCTCTCCCACCGCCACGCTCCTGTCTCGCATCTCCAAAGCGCGTCCCAGTCTCCACTCACGCGCCGCCACCTTCTCTTCGCTATCGCCTCCTCTTATCGTTCCTGGCCTCGCCGCAAGTCCTACGTCCGACTCTGGTACTCTCCCAACTGCACGCGCGCACTCGCTTTCCTGGATCGCGTCGCCCCCGATGCGGCCAGTGACGACAGCGTCCCTCCGGTTGTCGTCTCCGAAGACACCTCCAAATTCCCTTACACATTCCCGAGGGGCCTCCGATCGGCGATACGCGTGGCGCGCGTGGTGAAGGAGGTCGTCGATCGCGACGAGAAGGACGTTAGGTGGTATGTGTTCGGAGACGACGACACGGTCTTCGTCGTGGACAATCTGGTCAAAACCCTGGCGAAGTACGACCACGGGCGGTGGTTTTACATAGGTAGCAACTCGGAGGGCTACTATCAGAACGTGAAGAACTCCTTTGAGATGGCATATGGTGGTGGAGGCTTCGCAATAAGCTATTCGCTCGCAAGAGTTTTGGCCAGGGTTCTCGATTCGTGCTTGGTGAGGTACGCGCACTTGTACGGAAGTGATTCTAGGATATTTTCGTGCTTGGCGGAACTCGGTGTCGGATTAACCCATGAACCTGGGTTTCATCAGGTAAAATTTATTAACCATTTCTAATCAAGTAGTTTCGAGTTAGTCTAGAGTTTAATTTTGGTAACATTATGTGTTAGATTAGATATACTAGATTGTCCTAATGTGATGATGTAATTTCGAGTTAATCTAGAGTTTAAATTTGGTAACATTATGTGTTGGAGCTATGGTAGATTGTCCTGATGCCAATTCACAACAATGGTTTTTTAAGGCAAACAAACATATCGTGGGGGAGATGTTGAATGTTCTGACTTAGCAGTCCGCTGGCTTCGGTATTAGGTAATATCTGGACCTTCTATATAGGTAATGCTTCTTAGGTATAATCCAAGTTGAAGAGCGACTGAGCCAGTTCCCCATTAAGTGGAGATGTTGAACTCATAGGACGAGTTAATAGGCGTAGGAGTAGAAACTTCTTAAACTTATAGTGAATAAGAGAGGAGAGAAACCTTAGTTGTGATTCTGCTTGTCGATGTAATAAGAGAGGAGATTTGATGTAATGTTAGTTGGGGGATGGTGGCCTCCACCGGCTCTGGATCCACAATTGGATGTAATGTTATGTGGATCAGACCAGATTGGGAAGTTTATTTTGGTAAATCACTATTTGTTACAAAAGCTTAAGCGGAAGAGACGagtttaatcattttaatttatattctatCACTTATCTCACTTGTGGGCTACATTTGCTTGAATACGGGGATCCAATGGGCCCAACAAGGGGACTATTTAAGTTGAATTATCACTTATTCCAAAAGTCTAAACAGCAGTTTAGCATTTTTGTTATATACGCTAAATGGGTTTGAGGACATGATTGTTAAACATTTTTGAGACAGCCAGAAGAAATAATAGTCTATCCATGTGGATCATGAATATGAATGCTAATTGCCTGAATTGTCTGTCATGTGGATCATGAATATGAATGCTAATTGCCTGAATTGTCTGTCATTTTAGTCGAGGAGTATTTCACTTGAATGTTTTAAGTTCTCTGTTTCAAGGCAGATTACGAGTGGAGGGTCAGAGCTTTTAAGTTTTTGGACCTTTATTGAATTCCTTTTTAAAAAGTCCTCGCTGCATCCTTTGTTGGGTTTGATGATGGTGGAAAATGATACAATCTACCTGATCTACTCTAGTTATGAGCTCTTGTGAATATGCATATGGTTGGGGGAAAAAACACATACTCTCTGCAACCTACCATATAATCTGTAATGTCTCCCTACCCAAACTATGAGTTTTGGCAATGCCCCTCCCAAACTACCAAGTAATTGAAATGCACATCATTGTCTTTCGAAAAGGAAAAATTAAGCCTAAAAATTCTCTGAAAAGACAAACTAAccttattaaatttgaaaaaaaaaaagcgaagagaaacataaaaccaaaaatttaaaattattttcataaaaattataaaatgatgaaaaacaaataagtaaaaaataaaaaataaaaatctagaaacaactaaaattccaaaataaaaattcatccaGGTGGTGCTTGGGCTAGTCAACTCAGGCGGTGCCTGGGTCTACCTACCCAtgctgggtttttttttttaattgtgtttttctatatttacttatttagttttttgtttgaTAGTTTGCAAAAATTGGTAGTTTGGGGAGACATTTCAAGTTGCATGGAAGTTTGAAAGGGGTTTTATGTATTTTCTCCTTGTCAGTTTAAATGCGCATGCATCAAACaataagatatattttttttctgcgGAGAAATTTACCCATCTGGCTGATTTGGTTCCCTGCATCCAGTgccaataatttaaaaaaaaaaaaaagaacatgctTATCTGGCTGATGTGGATTGGCTGAATAACTTGATTATGTAACAATCCTATTGTTTTTATCGGGGTAATTCTCATATTAGTTCGACAAAAAATTGAGCTCATCTCCTAATCAAGTATTGTAGTTTTTGCGAGTTAAGTGACTGGTTTGTAAAAGCAGGTCACGATTTAGTTTTATCTTTATCAGGTTGACATGAGGGGGAATTTGTTCGGTTTGCTGTCTTCACATCCATTAGCTCCTTTAGTATCCCTTCATCATTTGGATGCTGTGGACCCAATCTTCCCTAACATGAGCAGGACTCTAGCAATGGGGCATCTTTTTGAAGCCGTGAATGTTGATCCTGGCAGGATATTGCAACAAACTGTCTGCTATGACCCTTCAAATTCATTGACTGTTTCAGTTGCATGGGGTTATGCGATCCAGGTGTTCGAGGGTAATGAATATCTCCCAGATCTCCTTCTACCGCAGAAAACTTTTATGCCGTGGAAGAGGGGAGTCTCTATTGATGCAAGTCGTTACATGTTTAGGACAAGAGAATATCCGAAAGATGCATGTAAAAGACCTCTTATCTTCTTTCTGGAAAGTGTGATACCCGATAAAGGTGGTGTCTGGAGCTACTACACTGGGCACATGGTTGGAGAGTGTGACAGACCTAATGCAATAAAGAACTTGACACGTGTCAAAGTGTTTTCTAAGATGCTTGAGCTTGATATGGAACAGGTATTGCTGAACTGGTTCGAATTTTCTTTTCAGTTCATAATTAGTTTGTTCGCACTTTAGTCCATTGGAGTTGGCTAGGCCttacaaattttgttttatttgttccAGATGAAGGCTCCTTGTCGTCATTGCTGTGACATTTTGCCCTCTTTTAATGAATCTATGGTCATTAAACTTAGACAATGCGGAGTTGATGAACTAATTTCCATGCATGTCTAGCATTTTATGTGGAGAGAACTTTTAAAGTACATGCAGAGGTTAGAAAGTTCTGAAGCAGTTTCTGGTCTCTTTATTTAACTTTTGGCATGCGAACTGCGAGGTAATTTCTCATTGCTTAAGGCTTTGCTTAGAAAATTACCCAAAAGTtaaatgatcttttttttttttttaatttttttattaatttttgcgTTAGGGTATGTACCCACTCTCTCCAGCACTGGGGAGGCCCTGGATATGGCGGATTGGCGCCTTCCCGATGCTGGATCTTAGATCTGACGCTGGGAAGGTGCGGCACCAGGGAAGCAGTCCAGCGCTGGAGTGTCTGGTAGTCAGATCCAGCAGAGTATTGCGGCAACACCGGTGTCAAAAAATTTTCTGGTCACCAGGAACGTGTCGATGATTTTTCCAGATGTAAAGAAAGAATGTCACATGCCAAAGATGATGGATGACAAATAAGTGAAATGAAATGTGCAACATCTCTCATCGATTGCAGCGTAATTGTGATTACTCCCTATCAGACTCCGCCCTACAGAAACATGTGATGATGCATCACATGATGGGTTTGGGTCCATATCATGGACTAAAGattcaataattttaattgGGTTATCTTTTGTGAAAGATAGTTGTCCATTCATGCGAGTGTAGCAAGTTAAGCAAGCATTCGGAAGAATTTTTGTGGAGTTTTTACTTCCCATTTGCCCTGGCATTTTACGAGTGTGCAGGAAAATATGATTGAAAAAGAAACCTTTTAAATCTGCctcagaataaaataatttctacaTTTCTTGATAGTTGAACAAGCCACAAGAAACACGCCTCCATTGATAAACAGAAGCTCATAAGATTTTTAAGATAATTGAGCTCAAATATGCAAAATCTGACAAAACAACCGTACTTTCCACCATTTAAGGTACCGCAACCTTTGGAACTTTACGACACTCGTCCAGACTTCTAGTTATTTCAGCTGCATGTTTTCTTTCCCACCCCACTTCATTAATTCCTTGACCCAATATAGACTCTTTTAAAGCCATGAAGACATGTGGCCTCCTATTAGTATCTATCTTTGCTACCAAACTCATCAACTTGTTTGATTTTTGACTTGATTCCAATTAACCTACCATTTGGACGGCTCTGATTGGCCAGAGCATGGACTCTTGCTCTTCAAGACCTACCGACGTGCATTTACATGGAGAAGTAACTAACTTGGGATGTCAATATCTGTGTCTTTGCTTTCGCCGTAGTTTGCGGTAAtcaataaaagttttatttctCAACCTTGTTTAGTTACTTTAAAAGGTCTTTTTGCAGGTAGCAACCCAACAACACCGAAACCTT
The genomic region above belongs to Carya illinoinensis cultivar Pawnee chromosome 4, C.illinoinensisPawnee_v1, whole genome shotgun sequence and contains:
- the LOC122307463 gene encoding uncharacterized protein LOC122307463, whose protein sequence is MAPVTLLKTLNPSRLKTFLLIFSFLLIFYLLSHRHAPVSHLQSASQSPLTRRHLLFAIASSYRSWPRRKSYVRLWYSPNCTRALAFLDRVAPDAASDDSVPPVVVSEDTSKFPYTFPRGLRSAIRVARVVKEVVDRDEKDVRWYVFGDDDTVFVVDNLVKTLAKYDHGRWFYIGSNSEGYYQNVKNSFEMAYGGGGFAISYSLARVLARVLDSCLVRYAHLYGSDSRIFSCLAELGVGLTHEPGFHQVDMRGNLFGLLSSHPLAPLVSLHHLDAVDPIFPNMSRTLAMGHLFEAVNVDPGRILQQTVCYDPSNSLTVSVAWGYAIQVFEGNEYLPDLLLPQKTFMPWKRGVSIDASRYMFRTREYPKDACKRPLIFFLESVIPDKGGVWSYYTGHMVGECDRPNAIKNLTRVKVFSKMLELDMEQMKAPCRHCCDILPSFNESMVIKLRQCGVDELISMHV